One stretch of Microvirga lotononidis DNA includes these proteins:
- the maiA gene encoding maleylacetoacetate isomerase — translation MKLYTYFRSSAAYRVRIALNLKGVTYESAPINLLTGEQREESYKAVNPQMRVPSLNIGATTLIQSPAILEYLDEVYPEPPLLPVGAVTRAKVRAIASLIACDIHPLNNSGTLAYLKNRLGHDKAAADEWYAHWVREGFDAIEALLGPGPYAFGARITLADIYLVPQVANARRFHIPLDAYPKIVAVDAACAAHKAFQDAAPAKQPDAT, via the coding sequence GTGAAGCTCTATACCTATTTCCGCTCCTCCGCCGCCTATCGCGTCAGGATCGCCCTCAACTTGAAGGGCGTGACATACGAGTCCGCGCCGATCAACCTTTTGACGGGGGAGCAGCGCGAGGAGAGCTACAAGGCCGTCAATCCTCAGATGCGCGTGCCATCCCTCAATATCGGCGCGACCACGCTGATCCAGTCTCCGGCCATTCTCGAATATCTCGACGAGGTCTATCCGGAGCCGCCCTTGCTGCCGGTCGGTGCAGTCACGCGCGCCAAGGTGAGGGCGATCGCCAGCCTGATCGCCTGCGATATCCATCCGCTCAACAATTCCGGGACGCTGGCCTATCTCAAGAACCGTCTCGGGCACGACAAGGCGGCGGCCGACGAATGGTACGCCCATTGGGTGCGCGAGGGTTTCGACGCCATCGAAGCCCTGCTCGGGCCCGGTCCTTACGCCTTCGGGGCCAGAATCACGCTGGCCGACATCTATCTCGTGCCGCAGGTCGCCAATGCGCGACGCTTCCACATCCCGCTCGATGCCTATCCCAAGATCGTCGCCGTGGATGCGGCCTGCGCCGCGCACAAAGCCTTTCAGGATGCCGCGCCGGCCAAGCAGCCCGACGCGACCTGA
- a CDS encoding porin: MKLAKSLFLGSVAGLAAVAGAQAADLPAKKAAAVEYVRVCSTYGAGFFYIPGTETCLRVGGRVRAEFRYLEPLDRADDAIGFRARGRIQLDARTATAYGLLRTFVRFDLTRDTGDYGFSSTTANVDQAFVQFGGLTAGRTVSFYDNSDLPTGHFGTLRFSDAPTVNVFAYTFSFGNGFSATLSAEEGRFTGTTIAGTSVFTEAGQTYPDLVGNLKYAGTWGTAQLSGALHQLRSDNVVAFAPGVFDYPDSELGWSVSFQGSLNLPALGAGDAAWLAVSYADGALGYLGFGSTATVGTLRQSVVDAYIGTDGDIHTGQGWSIAGGLRHYWTPTVRQNVFGSWARVEYDNVAPLAFPAGLGVGVDFTEWRAGTNVIWSPVAGLDLGVEVLYANIDPRGPNPINSQNDIWEGRIRVQRDF, translated from the coding sequence ATGAAGCTCGCTAAGAGCCTCTTCCTCGGATCGGTCGCGGGTCTCGCGGCTGTCGCCGGGGCTCAAGCTGCCGATCTTCCCGCGAAGAAGGCCGCTGCTGTCGAATACGTGCGCGTCTGCTCCACCTACGGCGCAGGCTTCTTCTACATCCCCGGCACCGAAACCTGCCTCCGCGTCGGCGGCCGTGTTCGCGCCGAGTTCCGCTACCTCGAGCCGCTCGATCGCGCTGATGACGCCATCGGCTTCCGCGCTCGTGGCCGTATCCAGCTCGACGCCCGCACCGCCACCGCCTACGGTCTGCTCCGCACCTTCGTGCGCTTCGACCTGACCCGCGACACCGGCGACTACGGCTTCAGCTCCACGACGGCTAACGTCGACCAGGCCTTCGTGCAGTTCGGCGGCCTCACCGCCGGTCGTACCGTGTCGTTCTACGACAACAGCGACCTGCCCACCGGCCACTTCGGCACGCTCCGCTTCTCGGACGCTCCGACGGTCAACGTGTTCGCCTACACCTTCTCCTTCGGCAACGGCTTCTCGGCCACGCTGTCGGCTGAAGAAGGCCGCTTCACCGGCACCACGATTGCTGGCACCTCGGTGTTCACCGAAGCTGGTCAGACCTATCCTGACCTCGTCGGTAACCTGAAGTACGCCGGCACCTGGGGTACGGCTCAGCTCTCCGGTGCTCTGCACCAGCTGCGCAGCGACAACGTCGTCGCCTTCGCTCCCGGCGTGTTCGACTATCCGGACTCCGAGCTCGGCTGGTCGGTTTCGTTCCAGGGCTCGCTGAACCTGCCGGCTCTCGGCGCTGGCGATGCCGCTTGGCTTGCCGTGTCCTATGCTGACGGCGCTCTCGGCTACCTCGGCTTCGGTTCGACCGCCACGGTCGGCACGCTCCGTCAGTCGGTTGTCGATGCCTACATCGGTACGGATGGCGACATCCACACCGGCCAGGGCTGGTCGATCGCTGGTGGCCTGCGCCACTACTGGACCCCGACCGTCCGCCAGAACGTGTTCGGTTCGTGGGCTCGCGTCGAGTATGACAACGTTGCTCCGCTCGCCTTCCCGGCTGGCCTGGGCGTCGGTGTTGACTTCACCGAGTGGCGCGCTGGCACGAACGTGATCTGGTCGCCGGTTGCCGGCCTGGATCTCGGCGTCGAAGTTCTGTACGCGAACATCGACCCGCGTGGCCCGAACCCGATCAACTCCCAGAACGACATCTGGGAAGGCCGTATCCGCGTTCAGCGCGACTTCTAA
- the hppD gene encoding 4-hydroxyphenylpyruvate dioxygenase: protein MGPFPHDAPPAAISEENPMGTDGFEFVEFCHPDPQALDRLFKTMGFSLVAKHRSKNVMLYRQGDINFVVNAQPGSFAERFAAQHGPSAPAMAFRVADARYAYDRALSMGAKPIETQIGPNELEIPGIEGIGGLQIYFVDRYGAKGSIYDVDFEWLGEPDPKPKGVGLYYIDHLTHNVYRGRLNEWAGFYERLFNFRQIRYFDIEGKLTGLHSRAMTSPDGKIRIPINEDAGETGQIEEYLQEYKGEGIQHVALGSHDLYESIEALIEGGLEFMPAPNDIYYSRVDKRLPSHEESLDRLMRNGILIDGEGVVEGGFTKVLLQRFGKTAIGPIFFEYIQRKGDDGFGEGNFKALFESIEEDQIRRGVIGPKVA, encoded by the coding sequence ATGGGACCGTTCCCGCACGATGCACCGCCGGCCGCGATTTCCGAAGAGAACCCCATGGGGACGGACGGATTCGAGTTCGTTGAATTCTGCCATCCCGACCCGCAGGCACTGGATCGTCTGTTCAAGACGATGGGTTTCAGCCTCGTCGCCAAGCACCGTTCGAAGAACGTGATGCTCTACCGCCAGGGCGACATCAACTTCGTCGTCAACGCGCAGCCGGGCTCCTTCGCCGAGCGCTTCGCGGCGCAGCACGGCCCCTCGGCTCCGGCCATGGCATTCCGCGTGGCCGATGCGAGATACGCCTATGACCGCGCGCTTTCCATGGGGGCCAAGCCCATCGAGACGCAGATCGGTCCCAACGAGCTCGAGATCCCGGGCATCGAAGGAATCGGCGGATTGCAGATCTATTTCGTCGACCGCTATGGCGCGAAGGGCTCCATCTACGACGTCGATTTCGAATGGCTGGGTGAGCCCGATCCGAAGCCGAAGGGCGTCGGCCTCTATTACATCGATCACCTGACCCACAACGTGTATCGCGGGCGGCTCAACGAATGGGCGGGCTTCTACGAGCGCCTCTTCAACTTCCGTCAGATCCGCTACTTCGACATCGAGGGCAAACTGACGGGCCTGCACTCCCGAGCCATGACGAGCCCGGACGGCAAGATCCGCATCCCGATCAACGAGGACGCGGGCGAGACCGGACAGATCGAAGAGTATCTGCAGGAATACAAGGGAGAGGGCATCCAGCACGTGGCCCTCGGCTCGCACGATCTCTACGAGTCCATCGAAGCGCTCATCGAAGGCGGGCTCGAGTTCATGCCGGCGCCGAACGACATCTACTACTCCCGTGTCGACAAGCGCCTGCCCAGCCATGAGGAGTCTCTCGACCGCCTCATGCGGAACGGGATTCTGATCGACGGGGAGGGCGTCGTCGAAGGCGGCTTCACGAAGGTCCTGCTCCAGCGCTTCGGCAAGACCGCCATCGGGCCGATCTTCTTCGAGTATATCCAACGCAAGGGCGACGACGGATTCGGCGAGGGCAACTTCAAGGCCCTCTTCGAATCGATCGAGGAAGACCAGATCCGCCGGGGCGTCATCGGCCCCAAGGTCGCGTAG
- a CDS encoding TRAP transporter substrate-binding protein has protein sequence MKRRNFLKGAGFAAAAGTVAAPAIAQSAPEIRWRLTSSFPKSLDTIFGTAQTFAKYMAEATDNKFQIQVFAPGEIVGGLQAMDAVQNGSVECAHTPLYYYIGKEPALGMGTGLPFSLNARQLHSWWHFAGGKEIINEVMGKYNCTSLVCGNSGAQMGGFFRKEINTVDDLKGLKFRIGGLGGQVLAKLGVVPQQIAPGDVYPALERGTLDAAEFVGPYDDEKLGFLKVAKYYYAPGWWEGGAMLHLVVNQEKWNELPKNYQAIMSQATEAANNWMLAKYDAVNGQALRRMVGAGAELRTFSPAIMEASLKAANELYAELSAKNADFKKAYDSMVAYRNDVLPWWQLNEYAFDTFMVRTRGRA, from the coding sequence ATGAAGAGAAGAAACTTTCTGAAGGGGGCAGGTTTTGCGGCAGCAGCCGGCACGGTGGCGGCTCCGGCCATCGCTCAGTCCGCTCCCGAGATCCGCTGGCGTCTGACCTCGAGCTTCCCGAAATCCCTGGATACGATCTTCGGCACCGCCCAGACCTTCGCCAAGTACATGGCCGAGGCCACCGACAACAAGTTCCAGATCCAGGTCTTCGCTCCGGGCGAGATCGTGGGCGGCCTGCAGGCCATGGACGCGGTGCAGAACGGATCCGTCGAATGCGCCCATACCCCGCTCTACTACTACATCGGCAAGGAGCCGGCGCTCGGCATGGGAACGGGCCTGCCCTTCAGCCTCAACGCCCGCCAGCTTCATTCCTGGTGGCACTTCGCCGGCGGCAAGGAGATCATCAACGAGGTGATGGGCAAGTATAACTGCACCTCCCTCGTGTGCGGCAATTCCGGCGCCCAGATGGGCGGCTTCTTCCGGAAGGAAATCAACACGGTCGACGACCTGAAGGGCCTCAAGTTCCGCATCGGCGGTCTCGGCGGTCAGGTCCTGGCCAAGCTCGGCGTCGTGCCGCAGCAGATCGCTCCCGGCGACGTCTACCCGGCGCTGGAGCGCGGCACCCTCGATGCTGCGGAGTTCGTCGGCCCCTACGACGACGAGAAGCTCGGCTTCCTGAAAGTGGCGAAATACTACTACGCTCCCGGCTGGTGGGAGGGTGGCGCCATGCTCCACCTGGTGGTCAACCAGGAGAAGTGGAACGAGCTGCCGAAGAACTACCAGGCCATCATGAGCCAGGCGACGGAAGCGGCCAACAACTGGATGCTGGCCAAGTACGACGCGGTCAACGGGCAGGCCCTGCGCCGCATGGTCGGCGCCGGCGCCGAGCTGCGCACCTTCTCCCCGGCCATCATGGAAGCCTCGCTCAAGGCGGCGAACGAGCTTTATGCCGAGCTCTCGGCCAAGAACGCGGATTTCAAGAAGGCCTACGATTCCATGGTGGCCTACCGCAACGACGTCCTGCCCTGGTGGCAGCTCAACGAATACGCGTTCGACACCTTCATGGTCCGCACCCGCGGACGGGCGTGA
- a CDS encoding MarR family winged helix-turn-helix transcriptional regulator, which produces MATGSAAKKPESEPLVVLEEFLPYRLNVLAGLTSSALAQIYAERFGLSIPAWRIIVTLGQYELRTARDMAPDGVMHKSTVSRAVSALEKRGLVIRRPNLDDRREEWLALTPAGRAIYEAVAPEALAVEERLLSALTPQEQQALAALIDKLTRQARLLAPRSVEEDDG; this is translated from the coding sequence ATGGCGACTGGATCTGCAGCGAAGAAGCCGGAATCCGAACCTCTGGTGGTGCTGGAGGAATTCCTGCCGTACCGGCTGAACGTCCTGGCCGGCCTCACATCGAGCGCGCTGGCGCAGATCTACGCGGAGCGTTTCGGCCTCTCGATCCCAGCTTGGCGGATCATCGTCACCCTTGGGCAATACGAACTGCGCACGGCGCGGGACATGGCCCCCGACGGCGTGATGCATAAATCGACGGTGTCGCGAGCTGTCTCGGCGCTCGAGAAGCGTGGCCTCGTCATACGCCGTCCCAATCTCGACGATCGCCGTGAGGAATGGCTGGCCCTGACGCCCGCAGGACGGGCGATCTACGAGGCTGTCGCGCCCGAAGCCCTGGCCGTCGAGGAACGCCTCCTGTCCGCCCTGACGCCGCAGGAACAGCAGGCGCTCGCAGCCCTGATCGACAAGCTGACCCGGCAGGCTCGGTTGCTGGCCCCCCGCAGTGTCGAGGAGGATGACGGGTGA
- a CDS encoding alpha/beta fold hydrolase, whose translation MSSSYRDLFVTAGDGLRLYARDYAPGACALLPVIGLPGLARTSADFHELAESISRDPARPRRFVSLDYRGRGRSEWDPDWRSYDVKVELNDTVQVLAAAGIAKAIFVGTSRGGLIAMAIGAAHPELVAGAILNDVGPVLEAEGLKRIRSYVGKLPTPRTIDEAADILRRQSETQFPHYTREQWERMARGTWRETEDGLVLAYDPRLTKALEGLDLEAALPDLWPLFETLKLFPVLAIRGANSDLLSAETLRMMKERHPDLTSITVPDQGHAPALEGDLVREIKDFIAKVDAG comes from the coding sequence ATGAGCTCTTCCTATCGCGACCTGTTCGTAACCGCCGGCGACGGGTTGCGTCTCTACGCCCGCGATTATGCCCCCGGAGCTTGCGCTCTCTTGCCCGTCATAGGCCTGCCTGGCCTTGCCAGGACGTCGGCGGATTTTCACGAGCTTGCGGAAAGCATCAGCCGCGACCCTGCCCGACCGCGCCGGTTCGTCTCCCTCGACTATCGAGGGCGCGGGCGCTCGGAATGGGACCCGGACTGGCGCAGCTACGACGTCAAGGTCGAGTTGAACGACACCGTGCAGGTCCTGGCCGCAGCCGGAATCGCGAAAGCGATCTTCGTCGGCACGTCCCGTGGCGGCTTGATTGCGATGGCGATCGGAGCAGCCCATCCCGAGCTCGTCGCCGGCGCTATCCTGAACGATGTCGGTCCGGTTCTCGAAGCGGAGGGGCTGAAGCGGATCCGCAGCTATGTCGGCAAGCTCCCGACGCCGCGAACCATCGACGAGGCCGCCGACATTCTGCGCCGGCAATCGGAGACCCAATTTCCCCATTACACGCGTGAGCAATGGGAGCGCATGGCGCGAGGGACCTGGCGTGAGACCGAGGACGGGCTCGTACTCGCCTACGATCCCCGGCTGACGAAGGCACTCGAAGGGCTCGATCTGGAGGCAGCGCTGCCGGATCTATGGCCCCTCTTCGAGACCCTCAAGCTGTTTCCCGTTCTCGCGATCCGTGGGGCGAATTCCGATCTGCTGAGCGCAGAGACCCTGCGGATGATGAAGGAACGACATCCGGATCTCACATCGATCACGGTGCCGGACCAGGGCCACGCCCCGGCTCTTGAAGGTGATCTCGTTCGAGAAATCAAAGACTTCATCGCCAAAGTCGACGCCGGCTGA